Proteins from a single region of Hordeum vulgare subsp. vulgare chromosome 6H, MorexV3_pseudomolecules_assembly, whole genome shotgun sequence:
- the LOC123404566 gene encoding ubiquitin carboxyl-terminal hydrolase 15-like translates to MLQPREADVPALFVVFIVLPVIAYFLLGRWHDSVSKKTRVGVLGQKAAEEAFKAETMACPDVILPGPSLRPMPYLRSVPSLRSEYHECATCRGPAKTRCSRCKSVRYCSGKCQIIHWRQGHKQTCQQWHANGGSNSGGLSPTGSSEQMPFLTNLNSPLPGGDSHLHEMNFDTVSEPSFATTDSYILDTDLFLADRSNMNESNQSLLSRVNSASVASCEKSNYGVDEGTNSSEILSANKVSNNSYGCLEEKNDNHDFTYPLNNTVQQPNNCAPETTKCPKASITVYEPDMGVYLTSDMMSSCEGPYSSATESLQRSKSSGKYSGRGNVIYMKPPYPPGKVTSSQKTQEVLASYQYNPHEKNTSCKNEQRSAKSSASTNNNLQGCTGISKLGASKVEVLKKPSKFLKTSLVGLINDNKRSKFQVLFRYEDLVKFFQYEVRGISPRGLFNCGNSCYANAVLQCLMCTKPLMIHLLLRLHSKDCCSKNWCLMCELEQYASTLRESGGPVSPSRILSNLRNIGCRLGGGSQEDAHEFLRHLVMSMQAACLDGLGGEKQVEQSLQETTLIQQMFGGRLKSKVKCLRCHHESERYENIMDLTLEIHGWVESLQDALTQFTAPEDLDGDNMYKCGRCCAYVKARKQLSVHEVPNILTVVLKRFQTGKYGKINKCVTFPDMLDMVPFVTGAGDHPPLYFLYAVVVHVDTENASFSGHYISYVKDMQGTWLRIDDSEVKAVSLNQVMSEGAYMLFYLRSFPRPPRIYIEKGLLPDPSSSYCHSSKSSKGSSKQEQKQTESLFTSDDQIHGIYDFRPEEEGYRQDQHARLRSQNLYHTDDAFADSVSTDFSDATSSEWSLFTSSDESSFTTESTRDSFSVVDYGDNAGLDPITSIFGPYYAPDHPLGNFASCTRLSSSNPQTRYFPESMGFVSDSSLPTHPYGNVHRGRYPDRACASSAEPLASPNQRSLYGRYNHSRDGFVQTSGFCHM, encoded by the exons ATGCTCCAACCAAGGGAAGCTGATGTGCCTGCACTCTTTGTTGTATTTATTGTACTTCCGGTGATAGCATATTTTCTTCTTGGGAGATGGCATGATTCTGTAAGTAAGAAAACAAGAGTAGGTGTGCTTGGCCAGAAAGCTGCAGAAGAAGCCTTCAAAGCGGAAACAATGGCATGCCCAGATGTTATATTGCCAGGACCGTCTCTGAGACCCATGCCTTATTTGAGATCTGTTCCTTCTTTAAGATCTGAATACCACGAGTGTGCTACTTGTCGTGGCCCTGCAAAGACTAGGTGCTCCAGGTGCAAATCTGTTAGATACTG CTCTGGAAAGTGTCAAATTATACACTGGAGGCAAGGGCATAAACAAACATGCCAGCAGTGGCATGCTAACGGTGGTAGCAACTCTGGTGGACTATCTCCGACGGGGAGTTCTGAACAAATGCCGTTCTTGACTAACCTGAATTCACCTCTTCCAGGGGGTGACAGTCACCTGCATGAAATGAATTTTGACacagtatcagagccatcctttgCGACAACTGATAGCTATATTCTTGATACTGATCTATTCCTGGCAGACAGAAGCAACATGAATGAATCAAATCAAAGTCTTCTTTCAAGAGTAAATAGCGCTTCTGTTGCATCTTGTGAAAAGAGCAATTACGGTGTTGATGAAGGAACCAACTCATCTGAGATATTATCAGCAAATAAG GTTTCAAACAACAGTTATGGTTGTTTGGAGGAAAAGAATGACAACCATGATTTTACTTATCCTCTCAATAATACGGTACAACAACCCAATAATTGTGCTCCGGAAACAACAAAATGTCCAAAAGCAAGCATCACAGTTTATGAACCTGACATGGGTGTCTATTTAACTTCTGATATGATGAGTTCTTGTGAGGGGCCATATTCTTCCGCAACAGAGTCGCTACAGAGGAGCAAATCATCTGGAAAATATAGTGGGAGAGGAAATGTGATCTATATGAAGCCTCCTTATCCACCAGGTAAGGTGACTTCATCACAAAAAACACAGGAGGTGTTGGCATCATATCAATACAATCCCCATGAGAAGAACACTTCCTGCAAAAATGAGCAAA GATCTGCAAAATCAAGTGCTTCAACAAACAACAATTTACAAGGATGCACTGGAATCTCAAAATTAGGAGCATCCAAGGTTGAAGTCTTGAAGAAGCCCTCAAAATTTCTCAAAACCAGCCTGGTGGGTTTAATCAATGATAACAAGAGGagtaag TTTCAGGTATTGTTTCGCTATGAAGATCTCGTTAAGTTCTTCCAGTACGAAGTACGGGGCATTTCTCCCAGAGGTCTTTTCAACTGTGGGaacag CTGCTATGCTAATGCTGTTCTACAATGCCTCATGTGCACAAAGCCCCTGATGATCCACCTGCTTCTGAGACTGCATTCTAAAGACT gttgctcaaagAACTGGTGTCTTATGTGCGAACTTGAGCAATATGCTTCAACTTTACGTGAAAGTGGTGGACCTGTGTCTCCAAGCAGAATCCTTTCGAATCTAAGGAACATTGGATGTCGCTTGGGTGGTGGAAGTCAGGAAGATGCTCATGAATTTTTAAG GCATCTTGTGATGTCTATGCAAGCAGCGTGCCTGGATGGACTGGGTGGTGAGAAGCAAGTAGAACAAAGCTTGCAGGAAACTACACTGATACAACAGATGTTTGGTGGACGCCTTAAATCGAAG GTTAAGTGCCTCAGATGCCATCATGAATCTGAAAGATACGAGAATATAATGGATCTTACTTTGGAGATTCATGGTTGGGTGGAGTCCTTGCAAGATGCTTTGACACAGTTCACTGCTCCTGAAGATTTAGATGGGGATAATATGTATAAATGTGGAAG GTGTTGTGCTTATGTTAAAGCTAGAAAACAACTAAGCGTGCATGAAGTGCCAAACATATTAACGGTAGTTTTAAAAAGATTCCAG ACAGGAAAGTATGGCAAGATTAACAAATGTGTCACTTTTCCTGATATGTTGGACATGGTTCCTTTTGTGACTGGGGCTGGTGATCACCCGCCTCTTTACTTCTTGTATGCTGTGGTTGTACACGTGGATACAGAAAATGCATCATTCTCTGGTCACTACATATCGTATGTCAAAGATATGCAGGGAACGTGGTTAAGAATTGATGACTCAGAG GTCAAGGCTGTATCATTGAATCAAGTTATGTCAGAAGGTGCATATATGCTATTCTACTTGAG ATCTTTTCCTCGCCCTCCGAGGATATACATTGAGAAAGGCTTATTGCCTGATCCATCATCTTCATATTGTCACTCATCAAAATCCTCCAAGGGCTCTTCTAAACAAGAGCAGAAGCAGACAGAATCGCTCTTTACTTCCGATGATCAAATCCATGGTATTTATGATTTTAGACCAGAGGAGGAAGGTTACAGACAAGATCAACATGCGAGGTTGAGGTCCCAAAATTTATATCACACTGATGATGCTTTTGCAGATTCGGTTAGCACAGACTTCTCAGACGCTACATCAAGTGAATGGTCCCTGTTTACCAGCTCTGATGAATCTTCGTTTACCACTGAAAGCACTAGAGATTCATTCAGTGTTGTAGATTATGGTGACAATGCTGGCCTTGATCCAATCACCTCAATTTTTGGGCCATATTATGCTCCTGACCATCCTCTTGGCAACTTTGCCTCATGTACAAGGCTCTCGTCTTCCAATCCACAAACAAGATATTTTCCGGAAAGCATGGGTTTTGTCTCAGATTCTTCCTTGCCAACTCACCCCTACGGCAATGTACATAGAGGAAGATATCCAGACAGGGCTTGCGCGTCTTCAGCCGAACCTCTTGCTTCACCAAACCAGCGAAGCTTGTACGGTAGGTATAACCATAGTAGAGATGGTTTTGTTCAAACATCTGGGTTTTGTCATATGTAA